TCAGCAACCGGGAAATCGAGAAGAAAATGGTTGCTTAGCGCTTCTGTAATTTCATCACCCGCAATCGGAACCATGCCGTATGAGACGACCGTATTATTATCCGTAATGGCGATATCGGATGTACCCGCCCCTATATCGACAAGTGCGACATTCAATCTGCGCATGGATGGGGGAATCAGTACATTAATGGCGGCAATCGGCTCGAGCGTCAATGCCTCCATTTCAAGGCCTGCCCGCTTCAACGCAGACAGGAGCGATTCGACGACGACACGGGGGAGGAATGTCGCAATAACTTCCGCAGTTGCTGACCTGCCTGCCTGATCGATCAGACTGCCGATTTCATCACCATCCAACTTGTAATGAAGAACCGAGTACCCTACACAATAATAATAATCGTCGGCAGTCGATGCAGTAGAAAGTAATTTCTGCTGGGCCTGTTGAACAGCAGCCAGTTCAAGCCGGTTAATATCCTCGGAAGTGAATAGGGGTTTCCCCGCAATTTCAATCGTCATGGAACCTTCCATCGTTTTCAATGCCCGACCTGCTGCGGCGACACTTACTCTCCCCAGCGTCCCATGGCGCTCCTCCAATATGGATTTGATTTCTGAAATGACAGTTGCTACGCTTACAATATTATGTATTTGCCCATCAATCATCGAGCGTTCCTTATGTTCAATTGTGACAAGATCGGCAACGTGGTAAATTCCGTCCTGTTCAGTCAAAATGATGCCCACAACAGAACGTGTACCGATATCAAGTGCGAAAAGTTTGTTCGACAGAATAATGCACCCCTTTTTCGTCAAATACTAACGAAATTAAACAATTTGTAAAAATGACGTGACTTTTCAAATACTTTTCATTATACTTAGTTCTATTATACAAAAATGTAACATAGATTTCCCACTTCGAAAAGGGAATGATGTGTGCGGGGAGGAGACATAACGATGAGACAAAATGATTTAGATCAGCTTCGTGTTCAGGTAGATGCGTTGAATACCAAAATATTGGACTTGATTAATGAAAGAACTTCTGTTGTCCAAGAAATTGGCAGAGTAAAGGAAAAGCAAGGTGTCAATAGATATGATCCAATCCGCGAAAGGGAAATGCTTAACGCTTTGGTTCAATCAAACAACGGACCGATTCCAAACGGGGTATTAGAACAAATCTTTAAAGGCATCTTCATGTCCGCCCTCGAAATTCAGGAAGATGAGCAACGCAATGCATTGCTTGTTTCCCGTGAGCGCAAGCCTGAAGATACGATTGTAGATGTGAACGGGCAAAAGATCGGGAATGGAGAACCGACTTTCATCTTTGGTCCTTGTGCTGTTGAATCATATGAACAAGTTCTTGCAGTTGCCCAATCCATCAAAGCAAAGGGTCTGACGATGCTAAGAGGCGGCGCTTATAAACCGCGTACATCCCCTTATGATTTCCAAGGCCTTGGACTTGAGGGCTTGAAAATATTGAAACGGGTCGCGGATGAAACAGGCTTGTCAATCGTGACAGAGATTATTACGCCTTCCCACCTGGAAGAAGCACTCGATTATATCGATGTGATTCAAATCGGAGCGCGCAATATGCAAAACTTTGAATTGCTGAAGGAAGCGGGCATGGCGAATAAACCAGTCCTTCTGAAGCGTGGATTGGCTGCAACAATTGATGAATTTATCAATGCGGCTGAATATATCATTTCCAAAGGGAATAGCCAGATCATGCTTTGTGAACGAGGAATCCGTACATATGAGCGGGCTACACGGAACACATTGGACATTTCGGCAGTTCCGATTTTAAAACAGGAAACGCATTTACCGGTATTCGTAGACGTTACTCACTCGACTGGCAGAAAAGACTTGTTGCTTCCGACTGCAAAAGCGGCAATTGCTGTCGGGGCGGACGGTGTCATGGCGGAAGTGCATCCTGATCCGGCTGTTGCTTTGTCCGATGCTGCACAGCAAATGGATATCAAACAGTTCGATGAGTTCTACGCTGAAATTCAAAGATTCATGAACACCCATCAAACAGTCTAACTTAATCCAGCCCTGGCAGGCTGGATTAAGTTAGACGCCTCCGGCGGATGTCACGGATTTTTTTAGAGGAGTTTATCGAGCTTGCTCGATAAAAATCCGGACGCAATTACGCCAAGGCGTAATTGACTACATTTGTATTATTCTATAAACAGCGCCGGACCTTTCAAGGATCCGGTGTTTTGTTTATAATGAAAGTAAGCGAATACATACTGATGGGAAGGAGATTCGTCAATGGCAATAACTATATATGATGTAGCGAGAGAAGCGAATGTTTCCATGGCTACTGTTTCTCGTGTTGTGAACGGCAACCAGAACGTAAAACCTGCAACACGCAAAAAGGTGCTTGAATGCATTGAACGACTTGGCTATCGCCCGAATGCCGTAGCGAGAGGGCTTGCTAGTAAGAAAACGACAACTGTCGGTGTCATCGTTCCAGATATTTCGAAAAGCTATTATGCCGAACTTTCACGCGGTATTGCGGATATTGCGACGATGTATGAATACAATATCATTCTGTCCAATTCGGATAAGCGGGCGACGAGGGAAATTGAGCTATTAGAAGATCATCTCGGAAAACAGGTTGATGGTCTCATCTTCATGAGCGATTCTCTGACAGATGAAATCCGGTCGGAAATGGCG
The sequence above is drawn from the Sporosarcina luteola genome and encodes:
- a CDS encoding bifunctional 3-deoxy-7-phosphoheptulonate synthase/chorismate mutase, producing MRQNDLDQLRVQVDALNTKILDLINERTSVVQEIGRVKEKQGVNRYDPIREREMLNALVQSNNGPIPNGVLEQIFKGIFMSALEIQEDEQRNALLVSRERKPEDTIVDVNGQKIGNGEPTFIFGPCAVESYEQVLAVAQSIKAKGLTMLRGGAYKPRTSPYDFQGLGLEGLKILKRVADETGLSIVTEIITPSHLEEALDYIDVIQIGARNMQNFELLKEAGMANKPVLLKRGLAATIDEFINAAEYIISKGNSQIMLCERGIRTYERATRNTLDISAVPILKQETHLPVFVDVTHSTGRKDLLLPTAKAAIAVGADGVMAEVHPDPAVALSDAAQQMDIKQFDEFYAEIQRFMNTHQTV